The following are encoded together in the Campylobacter devanensis genome:
- a CDS encoding glycosyltransferase yields MKIGFVISTLGFGGAERVLSILANNLSSKHEITIFKFDSKAPFYEIDEQVRVVSLSLQNSGILGNLKRVISKIFVLRKIFKSGEFDLIISFMDSTNLLCLIANLGLKQRLIISEHSEHSFLSLKWRVAKRLLYPFCDALSLLSKNDYEYYKYVKNRAVIYNPFFGEVGADFDESKKENLIIFVGRLESVKGCDIFLNSLKFCNIGDFSVEICGDGSEFEKFKSEFKSDRVKFKGSVSDISSYYKRAKIIVSSSRSEGLGNVLIEACFYKVARIATPTVGACELIEDGKNGLISSDFTPQSLAKKLNLAIQDENLRAKIAQNGYKNRASFMPQNITQEWLNLINRVLK; encoded by the coding sequence TTGAAGATTGGATTTGTGATTTCTACGCTTGGATTTGGCGGAGCAGAACGGGTGCTAAGTATTTTAGCAAATAATTTAAGTTCTAAGCATGAAATAACTATTTTTAAATTTGATAGCAAGGCGCCATTTTATGAGATTGATGAGCAAGTGCGTGTAGTAAGCTTAAGCTTACAAAATAGCGGTATTTTAGGTAATCTCAAAAGAGTAATTAGCAAGATTTTTGTATTGCGTAAGATTTTTAAAAGTGGTGAGTTTGATCTTATCATTAGCTTTATGGATAGTACAAATTTATTATGTTTAATAGCAAATTTAGGCTTAAAACAGAGGCTAATAATATCAGAACATAGCGAACATAGCTTTTTATCTTTAAAGTGGAGAGTGGCTAAAAGATTACTATATCCATTTTGTGATGCTTTATCACTTTTAAGCAAAAACGATTATGAATATTATAAATATGTCAAAAATCGTGCGGTGATTTATAATCCATTTTTTGGAGAGGTTGGTGCTGATTTTGATGAAAGTAAAAAAGAAAATTTAATAATTTTTGTTGGTAGACTTGAGAGTGTAAAAGGGTGCGATATATTTTTAAATTCACTTAAATTTTGCAATATTGGGGATTTTAGTGTGGAGATTTGTGGAGATGGAAGTGAGTTTGAAAAATTTAAAAGCGAGTTTAAAAGCGATAGAGTTAAATTCAAAGGAAGCGTAAGCGATATATCAAGCTATTATAAGCGAGCTAAAATTATAGTTTCAAGCTCAAGAAGCGAAGGGTTAGGAAATGTATTAATTGAGGCGTGCTTTTATAAGGTTGCTAGAATTGCTACCCCTACAGTTGGCGCATGCGAATTAATAGAAGATGGTAAAAATGGGCTAATAAGTAGCGATTTTACCCCACAAAGTCTAGCTAAAAAGCTAAACTTGGCTATACAAGATGAGAATTTAAGAGCTAAAATTGCTCAAAATGGCTATAAAAATAGAGCTAGTTTTATGCCTCAAAATATCACTCAAGAGTGGTTAAATCTTATAAATAGAGTATTAAAATGA
- a CDS encoding MATE family efflux transporter, whose product MYLNLLTTIIVFALQTAINFFLTPYILRVLGDEAYGFLALANSLVNYGFILTLVINSVASRFIASSYHKGNFARASKFYSSVIVANLIFSLIVALVSFVFLVKIQSIINISQALLSDVRATMAIYFINFSIGLFNALFSVHAFIKNQMYLISIRNAISTAIYAGCVLGLFWAFEAMIYYTAIAALISSIFVFFSALFLNHKFGLNLHFNSKLFRTKFVYVLARSGLFNSLNMLSQVLISGASLLLVNIFISAFSMGILALSRSVTMIIESFVVTTAVAWNPRLVALHAGAKPLKDEVILAIKSVSFVSLPLIATFGILADEFYTLWLPFKSKEEIEFIYELVLISLVPSIIFASSRPLISINLITDKLKKPALVTLFMAVCVFCIQLIGLSFFEFGLKEIAIVITIGITLKISLFDIANAGANLGLKLSTFYPIYIKCLAVFALITGIIYPISNMLSVTNWLEFLLCCTLMSGLGYLVGFVMIFNLAQRAIFIAKIRGRF is encoded by the coding sequence ATGTATCTAAATTTGCTTACAACTATTATTGTTTTTGCTCTACAAACAGCTATTAATTTTTTTCTTACTCCATATATTTTGCGTGTTTTAGGCGATGAAGCTTATGGATTTTTAGCACTTGCTAATTCGCTGGTAAATTATGGATTTATCTTAACACTTGTGATTAACTCTGTAGCTAGTAGATTTATTGCCTCTAGCTATCATAAAGGCAATTTTGCTAGGGCTAGCAAATTTTATAGTTCAGTGATTGTAGCTAATCTGATTTTTAGTCTTATCGTTGCGCTAGTTTCGTTTGTGTTTTTGGTTAAAATTCAATCAATAATAAATATATCACAGGCTCTTTTAAGCGATGTAAGAGCTACAATGGCAATATATTTTATCAACTTTAGTATTGGGCTATTTAATGCACTTTTTAGCGTGCATGCATTTATTAAAAACCAGATGTATTTAATCTCTATTCGCAATGCTATATCCACTGCTATTTATGCTGGGTGCGTGTTAGGGTTATTTTGGGCGTTTGAGGCTATGATTTACTACACAGCAATTGCAGCTTTAATATCCTCAATTTTTGTATTTTTTAGTGCTCTATTTTTAAATCATAAATTTGGGCTAAATTTACACTTTAATTCCAAGCTTTTTAGAACAAAATTTGTCTATGTTTTAGCTAGAAGTGGGCTTTTTAATAGCTTAAATATGCTTAGTCAAGTGCTTATTAGTGGTGCTAGCTTGCTTTTGGTTAATATTTTTATTAGTGCATTTAGTATGGGGATACTAGCGCTTTCTCGCTCAGTTACTATGATTATTGAGAGTTTTGTAGTTACTACTGCAGTAGCGTGGAATCCACGGCTGGTTGCCTTGCATGCAGGCGCTAAGCCTCTTAAAGATGAGGTTATTTTAGCTATTAAGAGTGTAAGCTTTGTCTCGCTTCCATTGATTGCGACTTTTGGGATTTTAGCTGATGAGTTTTATACACTTTGGCTGCCATTTAAGAGCAAAGAGGAGATTGAATTTATTTATGAGTTAGTTTTAATTTCGCTTGTACCATCTATTATTTTTGCTAGTTCACGTCCATTAATTAGTATAAATTTGATCACTGATAAACTTAAAAAACCAGCACTTGTAACGCTATTTATGGCTGTTTGCGTATTTTGTATACAGCTTATTGGGCTTAGTTTTTTTGAGTTTGGACTCAAAGAGATAGCAATTGTAATAACCATTGGAATTACGCTTAAGATTAGTCTGTTTGATATTGCAAATGCTGGGGCAAATTTGGGGTTAAAACTAAGTACATTTTATCCAATCTATATAAAATGTCTTGCTGTTTTTGCTTTAATTACTGGAATAATTTATCCTATTTCAAATATGTTAAGTGTAACTAATTGGCTGGAGTTTTTACTCTGTTGTACTTTGATGAGCGGGCTTGGTTATTTAGTAGGGTTTGTTATGATATTTAATTTGGCACAAAGGGCGATATTTATAGCTAAAATTAGGGGGCGTTTTTGA